In a single window of the Thunnus thynnus chromosome 9, fThuThy2.1, whole genome shotgun sequence genome:
- the hs6st2 gene encoding heparan-sulfate 6-O-sulfotransferase 2 isoform X1 — protein MDEKSSSSSSHHRLLIVLFMVLLSGVIMIQYVCPSRSECQVLHQLGSWFKVGSTTGSRSNENQNGLQKDPYIAEDGALVRFIPRFNFTKADLNRGVDFNIKGDDVIVFLHIQKTGGTTFGRHLVRNIQLERPCECHAGQKKCTCYRPGKKETWLFSRFSTGWSCGLHADWTELTSCVPSRMDSRENPRNLPSRNYYYITILRDPVSRYLSEWRHVQRGATWKASLHVCDGRSPTLSELPSCYSGDDWSGCSLQEFMDCPYNLANNRQTRMLADLSLVGCYNVSAMSEEERWALLLESAKRNLRGMAFFGLTEYQRKTQYLFERTFNLEFIAPFTQLNGTRASSVEVPSETQHRIRQLNRWDVELYEYARDLFLQRFQVARQQERRQARERRQQERRRLRGRLTMKQGRQLKPTETTRLGDSHSLVTEEKQRGKADEDGVESEALLPDWWDLDENGTMEDYMDNVEQW, from the exons ATGGATGAGaagtccagcagcagcagcagccaccacCGCCTCCTGATCGTCCTGTTCATGGTGTTGCTCTCTGGCGTCATTATGATCCAGTATGTGTGTCCCAGCAGGTCTGAGTGCCAGGTGCTGCACCAGCTGGGATCCTGGTTTAAGGTGGGCAGTACAACTGGTTCCCGGAGCAATGAAAACCAAAACGGGCTCCAAAAGGATCCCTACATCGCAGAGGATGGCGCTCTGGTCCGCTTTATCCCTCGCTTCAACTTCACCAAAGCGGACTTAAATCGCGGTGTTGACTTCAACATCAAAGGAGACGATGTCATAGTGTTTCTGCACATTCAAAAGACAGGCGGCACCACGTTTGGTCGTCACCTGGTGCGGAATATTCAGCTGGAGAGGCCCTGCGAGTGCCACGCAGGTCAGAAGAAATGTACTTGTTATCGGCCAGGTAAAAAGGAAACTTGGCTCTTTTCCCGTTTCTCTACCGGCTGGAGCTGCGGGCTTCATGCGGACTGGACTGAGCTGACCAGCTGCGTCCCGTCGCGCATGGACTCACGGGAGAATCCTAGGAACCTGCCGAG tAGGAACTATTATTATATAACTATCCTAAGAGATCCAGTATCACGCTACCTAAGCGAGTGGCGTCACGTGCAACGCGGTGCCACATGGAAGGCCTCCTTACACGTGTGTGATGGACGTTCACCAACACTGTCTGAGCTTCCGAGCTGCTACTCAGGGGATGACTGGTCAGGTTGCTCCTTGCAGGAGTTCATGGACTGCCCCTACAACCTGGCCAACAACCGGCAGACCCGCATGCTGGCTGATCTCAGCCTGGTGGGCTGCTACAATGTCTCTGCCATGAGTGAGGAAGAGCGCTGGGCATTACTTCTGGAGAGCGCTAAACGTAACCTACGTGGCATGGCCTTCTTTGGACTGACCGAGTACCAGCGTAAGACCCAGTACCTTTTTGAACGTACCTTCAATTTGGAGTTCATTGCACCGTTCACACAGCTGAACGGCACACGTGCCTCCAGTGTTGAGGTACCTTCTGAGACGCAACACAGAATCCGCCAGCTAAACCGATGGGACGTAGAGCTGTACGAGTACGCCCGGGACCTTTTCCTGCAGCGTTTCCAGGTGGCGAGGCAGCAGGAGCGCAGGCAAGCCAGGGAGAGGCGGCAGCAGGAGAGGAGGCGGCTCCGTGGAAGGCTCACAATGAAGCAAGGGAGGCAGCTAAAGCCCACGGAAACAACCCGCCTAGGCGACAGCCACTCTCTAGTAACTGAGGAGAAGCAGAGGGGCAAAGCTGATGAAGACGGTGTGGAGTCTGAAGCACTGCTCCCAGACTGGTGGGACCTAGATGAGAACGGCACCATGGAGGACTACATGGACAACGTGGAACAGTGGTAG
- the hs6st2 gene encoding heparan-sulfate 6-O-sulfotransferase 2 isoform X2 yields MDEKSSSSSSHHRLLIVLFMVLLSGVIMIQYVCPSRSECQVLHQLGSWFKVGSTTGSRSNENQNGLQKDPYIAEDGALVRFIPRFNFTKADLNRGVDFNIKGDDVIVFLHIQKTGGTTFGRHLVRNIQLERPCECHAGQKKCTCYRPGKKETWLFSRFSTGWSCGLHADWTELTSCVPSRMDSRENPRNLPRNYYYITILRDPVSRYLSEWRHVQRGATWKASLHVCDGRSPTLSELPSCYSGDDWSGCSLQEFMDCPYNLANNRQTRMLADLSLVGCYNVSAMSEEERWALLLESAKRNLRGMAFFGLTEYQRKTQYLFERTFNLEFIAPFTQLNGTRASSVEVPSETQHRIRQLNRWDVELYEYARDLFLQRFQVARQQERRQARERRQQERRRLRGRLTMKQGRQLKPTETTRLGDSHSLVTEEKQRGKADEDGVESEALLPDWWDLDENGTMEDYMDNVEQW; encoded by the exons ATGGATGAGaagtccagcagcagcagcagccaccacCGCCTCCTGATCGTCCTGTTCATGGTGTTGCTCTCTGGCGTCATTATGATCCAGTATGTGTGTCCCAGCAGGTCTGAGTGCCAGGTGCTGCACCAGCTGGGATCCTGGTTTAAGGTGGGCAGTACAACTGGTTCCCGGAGCAATGAAAACCAAAACGGGCTCCAAAAGGATCCCTACATCGCAGAGGATGGCGCTCTGGTCCGCTTTATCCCTCGCTTCAACTTCACCAAAGCGGACTTAAATCGCGGTGTTGACTTCAACATCAAAGGAGACGATGTCATAGTGTTTCTGCACATTCAAAAGACAGGCGGCACCACGTTTGGTCGTCACCTGGTGCGGAATATTCAGCTGGAGAGGCCCTGCGAGTGCCACGCAGGTCAGAAGAAATGTACTTGTTATCGGCCAGGTAAAAAGGAAACTTGGCTCTTTTCCCGTTTCTCTACCGGCTGGAGCTGCGGGCTTCATGCGGACTGGACTGAGCTGACCAGCTGCGTCCCGTCGCGCATGGACTCACGGGAGAATCCTAGGAACCTGCCGAG GAACTATTATTATATAACTATCCTAAGAGATCCAGTATCACGCTACCTAAGCGAGTGGCGTCACGTGCAACGCGGTGCCACATGGAAGGCCTCCTTACACGTGTGTGATGGACGTTCACCAACACTGTCTGAGCTTCCGAGCTGCTACTCAGGGGATGACTGGTCAGGTTGCTCCTTGCAGGAGTTCATGGACTGCCCCTACAACCTGGCCAACAACCGGCAGACCCGCATGCTGGCTGATCTCAGCCTGGTGGGCTGCTACAATGTCTCTGCCATGAGTGAGGAAGAGCGCTGGGCATTACTTCTGGAGAGCGCTAAACGTAACCTACGTGGCATGGCCTTCTTTGGACTGACCGAGTACCAGCGTAAGACCCAGTACCTTTTTGAACGTACCTTCAATTTGGAGTTCATTGCACCGTTCACACAGCTGAACGGCACACGTGCCTCCAGTGTTGAGGTACCTTCTGAGACGCAACACAGAATCCGCCAGCTAAACCGATGGGACGTAGAGCTGTACGAGTACGCCCGGGACCTTTTCCTGCAGCGTTTCCAGGTGGCGAGGCAGCAGGAGCGCAGGCAAGCCAGGGAGAGGCGGCAGCAGGAGAGGAGGCGGCTCCGTGGAAGGCTCACAATGAAGCAAGGGAGGCAGCTAAAGCCCACGGAAACAACCCGCCTAGGCGACAGCCACTCTCTAGTAACTGAGGAGAAGCAGAGGGGCAAAGCTGATGAAGACGGTGTGGAGTCTGAAGCACTGCTCCCAGACTGGTGGGACCTAGATGAGAACGGCACCATGGAGGACTACATGGACAACGTGGAACAGTGGTAG